GAGGACGTGGGTGCCTCCGCACAGCTCCAGGCTCCACGGACCACCCACCGAGACGACCCGGACGACGTCGGGGTAGCGCTCGCCGAAGAGGGCCATGGCGCCCATCTCCCGGGCCTGCTCGAAGCTCATCTCGGCCGCGCTCACCTGCAGGTCGGCCATGAGGCGCTCGTTGATGCGGGTCTCGACCGCGGCGAGCTCGGCGGCGTCGAGCCCGCGGGTCGCCCGGAAGTCGAAGCGCAGCCGCCCGGGCGCGTTCTCGGACCCGGCCTGCGTCGCGCCCTCCCCCAGGGTCTCCCGGAGGACCTTGTGCACGATGTGGGTCGCGGTGTGCGCCCGGGACACCGAGGCCCGTCGGGCGACGTCGACCTCGCTGTGCGCGTCCTCGCCGACCGCCACCTCGCCCTCGACCAGCCGGCCCCGGTGGACGACGAGCCCGGGCACCGGGCGCTGCACGTCGGTCACCTCGAAGAGTCCGCCGCTGCCCAGCCGGATGGTGCCGTGGTCGGCGAGCTGGCCACCGGCCTCGGCGTAGAACGGGGTGCTGGCGAGCACGAGCTCCAGCTCGCCGCCGTCGCCGGCCCCGGCGTCGCGCCGGAAGCGGTCGACCTCATGCCCCTCGGAGAGCAGCCCGACCACGCGGTCCTGCCCGCTCATCTGCTCGTAGCCGGTGAAGGCCGTCTGGGTCCCCAGCCGGTCGGCCAGCCCGCGGTAGGCCCCCGCGCCGCCCCGCCCGGTCTTCTTGGCCTTGGCGTCCGCCTTGGCGCGCTCGCGCTGCTCGGTCATGAGCGCACGGAAGCCGTCCTCGTCGACGGACAGCCCCTGCTCGGAGGCCATCTCGAGGGTGAGGTCGATGGGGAAGCCGTAGGTGTCGTGCAGCGCGAACGCCTCCGCACCGCCGAGCCTGGTCGCCCCGGCGGACCGGGCGCGGGCCACGGCGTCGTCGAGGATGCTCGTCCCGCTGGCCAGGGTGCGCTGGAACGCCTCCTCCTCGGCCGCGGCGACCTCGCTGATCCGCCCCCACTGCTCCTGGAGCTCGGGGTAGGAGGTCCGCATGACGTCCTTGCTCACGGTGAGGAGCTCGGTGAGCGAGGCCTGCTCCACGCCCAGGAGCCGCATCGACCGCACGGCCCGGCGCAGCAGGCGCCGCAGGACGTACCCCCGGCCCTCGTTGCCGGGCACCACCCCGTCGCCGAGCAGCATGAGCCCGGACCGGACGTGGTCGGCGACGACCCGGAACCGGACGTCGTCCTCGTCGTCGGCGCCGTAGGCGCGGCCGCTGAGCTCCTCGGCGCGCTCGATGACGGGGTAGACCTCGTCGATCTCGTAGAGGTTGTCGACACCCTGCAGGAGGTAGGCCACCCGCTCGAGCCCCATGCCGGTGTCGATGTTCTTGCTGGGCAGCTCCCCGGCCACGTCGAAGTCCGTCTTGGAGCGGACCTCGGTGAGCTCCTCCTGCATGAAGACGAGGTTCCAGATCTCGAGGAAGCGATCCTCGTCGACCACGGGTCCGCCGTCCGGACCGAACTCGGGGCCACGGTCGACGTAGATCTCGCTGCAGGGGCCCCCGGGCCCGGGGACGCCGGTGTGCCAGTAGTTGTCCTCCAGGCCGCGTTCCTGGATGCGCTCCGGGGGGAGCCCGGCGACCCGGCCCCAGATCTCGGCCGCCTCGTCGTCACCCTTGAGGACCGTCACCCAGATGCTCTCCGGGTCGAAGCCCAGGCAACCCTGGTCCTGGGAGCCGGTGACGAACTCCCAGGCGTAGGAGATGGCCTCCTCCTTGAAGTAGTCGCCGAAGGAGAAGTTGCCGTTCATCTGGAAGAACGTGCCGTGCCGGGTGGTCTTGCCCACCTCCTCGATGTCGAGGGTCCGCACGCACTTCTGCACGCTCGTGGCGCGCTTCCACGGGGGCGTCTGCTGGCCGGTGAGGTAGGGGATGAAGGGCACCATGCCGGCGACGGTGAACAGCAGCGTCGGGTCCTGGCTGACCAGGGAGGCGCTCGGCACCACAGCATGGTCCTTGCCCTGGAAGAAGGACAGCCAGCGGCGGCGGATCTCGGCGGTTTCCATGATCTCCTCGTAGGCCCGGCGACAGGGGCGCCGGCGGTGCGATGGGGCCCATCCACTCTAGACGACCCCACCGGCACGGGCCGAACTCCGGCCCCGGCGGCCGCGCCGGCCTCAGCGGCCGCGGATGATCCGGCGCAGCTCGCGCCAGCGGGGCCCCAGGCGCTCCTCCCAGCCGCGCGTCGTGGGCTGGTAGTAGTCGGCGTCGGCCAGGTCCTCCGGGAGGAACTGCTGCTCGCCCACCCCGGCGGGCTCGTCGTGGGTGTAGCGGTAGCCCTCGCCGTGGCCGAGGCGGGTGGCCCCGGCATACCCCGTGCCCCGCAGGTGCGGCGGGACCGGGCCGCCCTTGCCGGCCCGGACGTCGGCGATGGCCGCGTTGACGGCCGCGTAGGCGGCGTTGGACTTGGGCGCCAGCGCGTTGTGCACGACCGCCTGGGCGAGGATGATGCGGGCCTCGGGCATCCCGATCTGCGCGACGGCGTGCATCGCGGCCACCGCGGTCTGCAGGGCGGTCGGGTCGCCCAGGCCGACGTCCTCGCTGGCGGCGATGACGATGCGGCGGGCGATGAAGCGCGGGTCCTCCCCCGCCTCGAGCTGCCGCGCGAGGTAGTGCAGGGCCGCGTCGACGTCGGAACCCCGCATGGACTTGATGAAGGCGCTGGCGACGTCGTAGTGCTGGTCGCCGGCCCGGTCGTAGCGCACCGCCGCCTGCGCCATCGCCTGCTCGACCTGCGCCAGGGTGATCTCGGTGACCTCGTCCTCGCGGCCCGCCGGCCGGTCGTCGGCGGCCACGCCGGCGGCCGCCTCCAGGGTCGTGAGCGCCCGGCGGGCGTCGCCCCCGGCCATCCGGACGACGTGCTCCGTCGCCGCGTCGCCCAGGGTGAACGACCCGTCGAGCCCGCGAGCGTCGACGAGGGCGCGGGCGAGCACCCCGCGCACGTCCTCGTCGTCGAGCGAGGTCAGCGTCACCAGGACCGAGCGGGAGAGCAACGGGGCGATGATGGAGAAGGAGGGGTTCTCGGTCGTCGCCGCCACGAGGATGACGGTGCGGTTCTCCACGCCCGGGAGGAGGGCGTCCTGCTGCGCCTTGGTGAACCGGTGGATCTCGTCGAGGAAGAGCACCGTCTGACGGCCGTGCAGCGAGCGCTCGCGCACCGCGTGGTCCATCACCGCCCGGACGTCCTTGACGCCGGCGGTGACGGCGGAGAGCTCGACGAAGGTACGCCCGGCCGCCTGGGCGACCAGGTGGGCCAGCGTGGTCTTGCCCGTCCCCGGAGGACCCCAGAGGATCGCCGACAGCGGTCCGGCGGCACCGCCCGACCCCTCGATGAGCCGTCGCAGCGGCGAACCGGGGCGCAGCGCCGCGCGCTGGCCGACGACATCGTCCAGCGAGCGCGGGCGCATGCGCACCGCGAGCGGCGCCAGCAGCGCACCGCTGGCATCACCCACGCCGTCGGCGCCACCGGCGGTGGGGTCGGCGGCGGAGGTGAAGAGGTCGGACACGCATGTCAGGCTAACGCCGTGGACCGACTCACCTCGCACGCCGAGCTGCTGTCGCGCTCCGGCGGCGACCCCTGGGTGCGCTGGGTGCTCCCCGACCCGCTGCAGGGCGAGGTATGGGTGCACGACGGCGTGGCCCTCGTCCAGCGGCTCGGTGACCGGCCGGGGTTCTGGGTCGCTCCGCTGCGGACCGTGACGGCGGCCCAGGTGCGCTCCGCCCTCCTCCGGCTGCGGGACGGTGGCCACCTGGAGCGGCTGGGGGCCCGCGCGGTCTCCGTCCCGCAGGAGCACGCCGAGGTGGCCCACGACGTCCTCGACCTCGGCGACGGGGGCGACTGGGACTGGATGTGGACCGCCTCGCAGCCACGCGTCGACGCCCGCGAGAGCGACGTCATACCTCTGGACGACCGGCGGGACGCCGCCGAGCTGGAGGAGTTCACCCGGGCGCACAACCCGCGGGTGTGGACGCAGATCGGCACGGGGCGGGTGCACCACTGGGTGGGCGTGCGCGGGCCCGACGGCCACCTGGTCGCGGTCGGCGGCGCCGAGCGCGAGGCGACCGGCGTGCCGCACCTGGCCGGGATCGTCACGGCGACGGAGCACCGCGGAGCGGGGTGGGCCACCGTCGTCAGCGCGGCGCTCACGAGGTGGGCCCTGGCCGGCCACGGGGTCTGCACCCTCGGGATGTTCAGCGACAACGCGGCGGCCCGGACGGTGTATGCGCGGCTCGGCTTCCGCACGGCCCGCGCCTGGCACTCCCGCAGGCTGGCCTGACGCGTCCTCCGACGTCGACGTCCGGTGGGACAGGACCGCTGTGACCACGGCACCGGGCGCGGCGCACGGTCCGGACCCTTGACGGTCGAACACGTGTTCGATACACTGGACGGGCAACCATCGAGGGGGTGGGGGACGTGCAGGACCGGGGACCGCTGGACGACCGGGTCACGAGGTCGGCAGCAGCCGGGGTGAGAGGGCCGGGAACGCCGGCGCGGCGGGCGGAGATCCGTGACCTCGGTCGCCGGCTGGCGCTCCCTCGCCCGGATGTCTCGGACGCCGAGCGCCTCGAGCTCATCCGTGCGCTCGAGGACCTCACCCGCGCGGCCGCGGCGGCCCACGCCGTGCTCTCGGACGAGTTCGACCGGTCCCAGCGACAGCAGCAGGAGTCCGAGGGGGTGTCCGCCGCGCGCCTCGGGTCGGGGGTCGCGGACGACCTCGCCCTCGCGGGCAAGGTCTCCCCCGCCCGCTCCTCGAACCGGCTGGCGTGCTCGCGGGCGCTGGCCCGGGAGATGCCGTGCACGCTGGCCGCCCTGACGGAAGGGGTCATCGACAGCCACCAGGCCGAGGTGATCACCCGGGCCACCACCTGCCTCGCGACCGAGGACCGTCGCCTCGTCGACGAGCAGCTCGTCGGGCGCCTGGACGGCCTGTCCACCAGGCAGCTGCGCGCCACGGTGACGGCTCTGGTCTACGAGCTGGACCCGCAGGCGCACGTGCGACGGGCCGCCCGGTCCGCGGAGGACGCCTACGTCGCGATGCGCCCCGCGCCGGACGTCATGTGCGTCATCTCCGCGATGCTCCCGGCGGCCCAGGGGGTCGCGGTCTACGCCGCGCTCAAGCGGCACGCCGAGCTGCTCCGCGCCTCGGGGGACGAGCGCCACCAGGGCAGGATCATGGCCGACACGCTCTACGCCAACGTCACCGGTCGCGACCCCGTGATGCTGCCGGACATCGACCTCAGTCTCGTCATGACCGACGCCTCGCTCATGGCCGGCGACACCGTGGCGGCCTTCCTGGACGGATATGGCCCGCTCCCCGCCCAGACGGCACGGGACCTGGTGGCCGTCTCGCAGCCGGGACAGGACCACCGGCACACCGTCCACCCGGAGGAAACTCGCGAGGCATCAGGTCGGGGAGGACCGGCGGACACGTCCGGCCACGGCCGGGAGGACGGTCTTGAGGGGACCCGCTGCACAGGCTGGTCCTGCACGCTGGTCCACGGCGCCGCCGGCGTCTCGGGAGCCCCGACGGACACCGCGATCCACGGCGCCGACCAGGCTCCGCCCGACCCGGTCCCGCCCGACCCTGACCCCGGCCTGCCCGACCCTGACCCCGCGGACCTGGCCGCTGCCCGGGTCTTCGTCCGGCGGCTGTACGCCGACCCGCTCACCGGCGAGGTCCTCGCCCGGGACACCCGACGGCGGTTCTTCAGCCGGGCCCAGAGGGCGCTGGTCGTGAGCCGGGACCGCTACTGCCGGACCCCGTGGTGCGGCGCACCCATCCGGCATGTCGACCACCGGGTCCGGCACAGCGACGGCGGTGCCACCGCGGTCCACAACGCCCAAGGGCTGTGTCAGCGGTGCAACCAGGGACGGGAGCGACCGCGACAGGCCGCGGTGCCCCCCACCCTCTACCTCCGGCCGAGCACGGTGCTGCCGAGCGTCTCACCGGGCACCGCCCAGCAGGCCCGGCTCCAAGGGGCCGCCGCCGACGGCGGAGGTCCGGCGCCACCCTGACCCGTCCTCGTCCTGAGGGGTCGATCGTCCCGACCCAGGGCCGGCCGCACACGGACGTCGCGGCCGGCCGACCGGGCTCAGGCGTCAGCGGACTCCTCGGCCTCGGGCTCGGCGTCGACGCCCGCCTCCGCACGCTGCTCGGGCGTGATCGGTGCCGGAGCAGCCGTGAGCGGGTCGAACCCGCCCCCGGACTTCGGGAAGGCGATGACGTCGCGGATGGAGTCGGTCCCGGCCAGGAGCGCCACGATCCGGTCCCACCCGAAGGCGATCCCGCCATGCGGGGGCGCGCCGAACTTGAACGCCTCGAGCAGGAAGCCGAACTTCTCCTGCGCCTGCTCCGGGGACAGCCCCATGATCGCGAAGACCCGCTCCTGCACGTCGCGGCGGTGGATACGGATGGACCCACCACCGATCTCGTTGCCGTTGCACACCAGGTCGTAGGCGTAGGCCAGCGCCGCGCCCGGGTCCTCCTCGAGGGAGTCGAGGTACTCCGCCTTGGGCGAGGTGAAGGCGTGGTGCACCGCGGTCCAGGCGCCGGCACCGACCGCCACGTCGCCCGCGGCCACGGCGTCACCGGCCGGCTCGAACAGCGGCGCGTCGACGACCCACAGGAAGCTCCAGGCGTCCTCGTCGACGAGCCCGACCCGCGCGGCGATCTCCTGCCGCGCCGCACCCAGCAGGGCGCGCGAGGGCTTGGTGGCTCCCGCGGCGAAGAACACGCAGTCCCCCGGCTCCGCGCCCACGTGGGCCGCGAGACCCTCGCGCTCGGCCTCGGAGAGGTTCTTGGCCACCGGCCCGCCCAGCGTGCCGTCTTCGCCGACGGTGACGTAGGCCAGGCCCTTGGCCCCGCGCTGCTTGGCCCAGTCCTGCCAGGCGTCGAACTGCCGCCGGGGCTGGCTGCCGCCGCCGGGCATGACGACCGCCCCGACGTACTCCGCCTGGAACACCCGGAAGGGCGTGTCCGCGAAGTAGTCCGCGCACTCGACCAGCTCGACGCCGAAGCGCAGGTCCGGCTTGTCGGACCCGTAGCGGCGCATCGCCTCGGCATACGTCATCCGCGGGAACGGCGTCGTGAGCTCGACGCCGATGGTGCGCCACACCGCGGCCGCCACGGCCTCGCCCAGCTCGATGACGTCGTCCTGCTCCACGAAGCTCATCTCGATGTCGAGCTGGGTGAACTCCGGCTGGCGGTCGGCGCGGAAGTCCTCGTCGCGGTAGCACCGGGCGATCTGGTAGTAGCGCTCCATCCCGGCGACCATGAGCAGCTGCTTGAACAGCTGCGGGCTCTGCGGCAGGGCGTACCAGCTCCCCGGCTGCAGGCGCGCCGGCACGAGGAAGTCGCGGGCGCCCTCCGGCGTCGACCGGGTGAGGGTCGGCGTCTCGACCTCGACGAAGTCGCGGTCGGCGAGGACGGTGCGCGCAGCGGCGTTGACCCGGGAGCGCAGGCGCAGGTTCTGCCCGGCCGCGCCGGCACCCGGGCGCCTCAGGTCGAGGTAGCGGTGACGCAGGCGCGCCTCCTCGCCGACGCTGACCCGCTCGTCGATCTGGAACGGCAGCGGGGCGGACTCGCTGAGCACGTCGATCTCGGTGGCGACGACGTCGATGCCGCCGGTCGGGAGCTCGGGGTTGACGTCCTTCTCCGCGCGGGCGGTGACCTCGCCGACGACCTGGACGCAGTACTCGCTGCGCAGGTCGTGCGCGGTGCCGGTGAGCACCTCGTCACGGGCGACGACCTGGACGACGCCGCTGGCGTCCCGCAGGTCGATGAAGGCGACGCCGCCGTGGTCACGGCGTCGGGCCACCCAGCCGGTGAGGGTGACGGTCTGGCCGACGTGCTCGGGCCGCAGGGTGCCCGACTCGTGGGTGCGTAGCATGATCTCTCCTCTCGGTGCGGCGCGCCGGAGGGTCTGTCGATGCGACGACCCGGGCCCGCCAAGGCAGCCCGGGAGGTGTGGGCGGGGGCCAGGTCGCGGTGCCACCACACCTTCGCCGAGGGGACCTCGGCCTCTCGTCGGTGTCGCCGGACGCGCGGCCCCGGGCGGGTGTCACGGTCACGAGGTATGCCTGCGCCTCGCTCCTCGTCCACCCCGGCGGGTCGTCACTCCGCCCCGGGAACGACTTCATTCTACGGGTCGGTGCGGGGCGGCCCGACACGTAACCTGCCGCGTCGACCTGCTGCGGTCGGGTTGCCGTGCCACCCTGAGGCATGGGGCGGGAACGAGACGTGGGACGCGGGACGGCCGAGGACGGGCGGGCACGGGGTCGTGCCCCGCTCGTCGAGCCCCGCTCGTCGAGCCCGAGACGATGCCGGGCGTCAGGACCGGCCCCGCCGCCCGTGACGCGCGGTTCAGGCGGTGGGCCCGCCGGGTCGCCGGCGTCGCGGTGGTGCTGCTGTGGGCCACCCACGCGCTGCTGTCGCTCGTGGGTGGCTTCCAGCTGGTCAACCACAGCCAGGCCGTGGAGGACCTGTCGTCCGGGAGGATGACCAGCTACGCCCTGCTGGAGGACCGACCCGGCGGCGGCTCCTCCACCCCCGGGTGGTGGACACAGGAGGACCTCGAGCCGGGCACCGTGGAGGGCCTGCGGACCGGCACGACCACGGTGCTCTACACCGTGGCCGGCTCGCGCCCGCGCCTGGTGGTGCCGGACCACATCACCCCCAGCATGAACAGCTGGGGGTCCTGGACGGAGGCCGAGGTGGCCTGGATCGAGGAGGATCTCGTGACGAGCGGGCTGCCGTCCACGGTCTCTTCGGTGGTCCCGGGGCGGGTCCTGCAGGCGCACGGTCTGCTCGGCCTGGTGCTGGTCGTCAGCATGCTGGTGCGGGTGGTCTTCGGAGCCGCCCCGGTCCACGGCACCCGGTGGTTCTGGTTCTGGCTCATCGGCCTGCCTGCGGGCCTGGGGGTGCTGGCCTGGGCGATCTGGGAGGAGGGCGGGTGGCGCGACCACCGGGCGCCGGCACCGCAGCAGCGGTCCTCGGGCGGCTACGGCTTCGCCGTCCTGCTCCTCGGCTCGTTCGTCCTGACGGCCGGGAGCCAGCTGCTGGCCTGGCTGCTCGGGGTGACCGTCATCCCGCTCTGACCGCGAGCGATCGCGGCGGCGGCACGGCGAACGGACCTGCCCGCGCTG
This genomic window from Serinicoccus chungangensis contains:
- a CDS encoding HNH endonuclease: MRGPGTPARRAEIRDLGRRLALPRPDVSDAERLELIRALEDLTRAAAAAHAVLSDEFDRSQRQQQESEGVSAARLGSGVADDLALAGKVSPARSSNRLACSRALAREMPCTLAALTEGVIDSHQAEVITRATTCLATEDRRLVDEQLVGRLDGLSTRQLRATVTALVYELDPQAHVRRAARSAEDAYVAMRPAPDVMCVISAMLPAAQGVAVYAALKRHAELLRASGDERHQGRIMADTLYANVTGRDPVMLPDIDLSLVMTDASLMAGDTVAAFLDGYGPLPAQTARDLVAVSQPGQDHRHTVHPEETREASGRGGPADTSGHGREDGLEGTRCTGWSCTLVHGAAGVSGAPTDTAIHGADQAPPDPVPPDPDPGLPDPDPADLAAARVFVRRLYADPLTGEVLARDTRRRFFSRAQRALVVSRDRYCRTPWCGAPIRHVDHRVRHSDGGATAVHNAQGLCQRCNQGRERPRQAAVPPTLYLRPSTVLPSVSPGTAQQARLQGAAADGGGPAPP
- a CDS encoding GNAT family N-acetyltransferase, whose amino-acid sequence is MDRLTSHAELLSRSGGDPWVRWVLPDPLQGEVWVHDGVALVQRLGDRPGFWVAPLRTVTAAQVRSALLRLRDGGHLERLGARAVSVPQEHAEVAHDVLDLGDGGDWDWMWTASQPRVDARESDVIPLDDRRDAAELEEFTRAHNPRVWTQIGTGRVHHWVGVRGPDGHLVAVGGAEREATGVPHLAGIVTATEHRGAGWATVVSAALTRWALAGHGVCTLGMFSDNAAARTVYARLGFRTARAWHSRRLA
- the aspS gene encoding aspartate--tRNA ligase; this translates as MLRTHESGTLRPEHVGQTVTLTGWVARRRDHGGVAFIDLRDASGVVQVVARDEVLTGTAHDLRSEYCVQVVGEVTARAEKDVNPELPTGGIDVVATEIDVLSESAPLPFQIDERVSVGEEARLRHRYLDLRRPGAGAAGQNLRLRSRVNAAARTVLADRDFVEVETPTLTRSTPEGARDFLVPARLQPGSWYALPQSPQLFKQLLMVAGMERYYQIARCYRDEDFRADRQPEFTQLDIEMSFVEQDDVIELGEAVAAAVWRTIGVELTTPFPRMTYAEAMRRYGSDKPDLRFGVELVECADYFADTPFRVFQAEYVGAVVMPGGGSQPRRQFDAWQDWAKQRGAKGLAYVTVGEDGTLGGPVAKNLSEAEREGLAAHVGAEPGDCVFFAAGATKPSRALLGAARQEIAARVGLVDEDAWSFLWVVDAPLFEPAGDAVAAGDVAVGAGAWTAVHHAFTSPKAEYLDSLEEDPGAALAYAYDLVCNGNEIGGGSIRIHRRDVQERVFAIMGLSPEQAQEKFGFLLEAFKFGAPPHGGIAFGWDRIVALLAGTDSIRDVIAFPKSGGGFDPLTAAPAPITPEQRAEAGVDAEPEAEESADA
- a CDS encoding replication-associated recombination protein A, coding for MSDLFTSAADPTAGGADGVGDASGALLAPLAVRMRPRSLDDVVGQRAALRPGSPLRRLIEGSGGAAGPLSAILWGPPGTGKTTLAHLVAQAAGRTFVELSAVTAGVKDVRAVMDHAVRERSLHGRQTVLFLDEIHRFTKAQQDALLPGVENRTVILVAATTENPSFSIIAPLLSRSVLVTLTSLDDEDVRGVLARALVDARGLDGSFTLGDAATEHVVRMAGGDARRALTTLEAAAGVAADDRPAGREDEVTEITLAQVEQAMAQAAVRYDRAGDQHYDVASAFIKSMRGSDVDAALHYLARQLEAGEDPRFIARRIVIAASEDVGLGDPTALQTAVAAMHAVAQIGMPEARIILAQAVVHNALAPKSNAAYAAVNAAIADVRAGKGGPVPPHLRGTGYAGATRLGHGEGYRYTHDEPAGVGEQQFLPEDLADADYYQPTTRGWEERLGPRWRELRRIIRGR
- the alaS gene encoding alanine--tRNA ligase; translated protein: METAEIRRRWLSFFQGKDHAVVPSASLVSQDPTLLFTVAGMVPFIPYLTGQQTPPWKRATSVQKCVRTLDIEEVGKTTRHGTFFQMNGNFSFGDYFKEEAISYAWEFVTGSQDQGCLGFDPESIWVTVLKGDDEAAEIWGRVAGLPPERIQERGLEDNYWHTGVPGPGGPCSEIYVDRGPEFGPDGGPVVDEDRFLEIWNLVFMQEELTEVRSKTDFDVAGELPSKNIDTGMGLERVAYLLQGVDNLYEIDEVYPVIERAEELSGRAYGADDEDDVRFRVVADHVRSGLMLLGDGVVPGNEGRGYVLRRLLRRAVRSMRLLGVEQASLTELLTVSKDVMRTSYPELQEQWGRISEVAAAEEEAFQRTLASGTSILDDAVARARSAGATRLGGAEAFALHDTYGFPIDLTLEMASEQGLSVDEDGFRALMTEQRERAKADAKAKKTGRGGAGAYRGLADRLGTQTAFTGYEQMSGQDRVVGLLSEGHEVDRFRRDAGAGDGGELELVLASTPFYAEAGGQLADHGTIRLGSGGLFEVTDVQRPVPGLVVHRGRLVEGEVAVGEDAHSEVDVARRASVSRAHTATHIVHKVLRETLGEGATQAGSENAPGRLRFDFRATRGLDAAELAAVETRINERLMADLQVSAAEMSFEQAREMGAMALFGERYPDVVRVVSVGGPWSLELCGGTHVLNSAQLSLVKIMGESSIGSGVRRVEALVGADAYAHLARENVIVNQLTDTLKVRPDELSDRVAQLMARLRDAEKEIAQAKAAQVLSAASGLVDQARDVAGTTYLGHDLGDGASGDDLRRLVTDLRARLGNERPVVVALTASAGGRPSVVVATNEAARERGTRAGALVRVAAQALGGGGGGKDDLAQGGGQDAGATGAALSAVEEALRA